Within the candidate division KSB1 bacterium genome, the region GCGGATCACACGTTTGCGATCGGCGGTACGCCGGCCGATTGTGTCAAGCTGGCGTTGACCGAACTCATGCCCGAGCGCCCTGCGCTCGTGATTTCCGGGATCAATCGCGGAGAGAACACGGGCATTTCCGTGATGTATTCGGGAACGGTTTCCGCCGCGACGGAAGGGACCATCAATGGCATTCCTTCGGTCGCGGTTTCGCTCGATTCCTTCACCTCACAGGACTTCTCCTTCGCCGCCGAGATCGCGCGGCAGATTGCGGAAATTGTACTACAGCGCGGGCTTCCGCACGACACGTTGCTCAACGTGAATGTTCCCGACTTGCCGCGCCCGCAAATCAAGGGTCACCGGGTGGCGCGCCAGGGCCGCGCGCGGTTTCAGGAAACCTTCTTGAAACGCGTGGATCCGCGGGGCAAGACCTATTTTTGGATGGACGGCGCCAAGATTCCGATTCGCGAGACGGACACGGATGGCGCGGCGCTGGTCGAAGGCTACGTCACGATTACGCCGATTCGTCTGGACTTGACCAATCATGAGTTCATGGCCGAGCTTTCGCG harbors:
- the surE gene encoding 5'/3'-nucleotidase SurE, coding for MRILLSNDDGIHSPGLHALAAGLKGLGEIWVVAPDREQSAVGHAITLSEPIRLFPGSVPEADHTFAIGGTPADCVKLALTELMPERPALVISGINRGENTGISVMYSGTVSAATEGTINGIPSVAVSLDSFTSQDFSFAAEIARQIAEIVLQRGLPHDTLLNVNVPDLPRPQIKGHRVARQGRARFQETFLKRVDPRGKTYFWMDGAKIPIRETDTDGAALVEGYVTITPIRLDLTNHEFMAELSRWPLAVRQGSLI